Proteins from a single region of Streptomyces sp. TN58:
- a CDS encoding serine hydrolase domain-containing protein — protein MSPRPYGHARRIGPSLAAATVVCGALLGVCVPPAQAVADRNPPPLTGADLRQELRDLVDRPDGPPGVIAVLRDGDRTKVYRAGVADLENGRPPSATDHMRIASVAKAFSGAVALSLVDRGRLSLDSTIGEVLPDQPAAWHEVTLRQLLNHTSGLPDYSASQEFRDIVSADPRHRFDSRRLLEFVAGEDLAFRPGSRYQYSNSDNIAVALMAEAATGSRYETLLRELVYRPLGLTATSLPQGYRLPVPFLHGYQIDPEEGPVDVSEAVSASGAWAAGGIVSTPKDLTAFIRGYAGGALISDRTRRQQFRFIPGALSQPPGPGRTDAGLAIYRYTTRCGTVYGHTGNTPGYTQLAAATADGSRSLTFTITTQTSLTANPDLLARVRDVQEDFVCALLRG, from the coding sequence GTGTCCCCACGCCCGTACGGCCACGCCCGCCGGATCGGTCCGTCCCTGGCCGCCGCCACCGTCGTGTGCGGCGCCCTGCTCGGCGTCTGTGTGCCGCCCGCGCAGGCCGTCGCGGACCGCAACCCGCCGCCGCTTACCGGCGCGGACCTCCGCCAGGAGCTCCGCGACCTCGTCGACCGCCCCGACGGGCCCCCCGGAGTCATCGCCGTCCTGCGCGACGGCGACCGTACGAAGGTCTACCGCGCGGGCGTGGCCGACCTGGAGAACGGCCGGCCGCCGAGCGCGACCGACCACATGCGCATCGCCAGCGTCGCCAAGGCCTTCAGCGGGGCCGTGGCCCTGAGCCTCGTCGACCGCGGTCGGCTGAGCCTGGACTCCACCATCGGCGAGGTCCTGCCCGACCAGCCCGCCGCCTGGCACGAGGTGACCCTGCGCCAACTCCTCAACCACACCAGCGGGCTGCCCGACTACTCGGCCTCCCAGGAGTTCCGCGACATCGTCTCGGCGGATCCCCGCCACCGCTTCGACTCGCGCCGCCTGCTGGAGTTCGTCGCCGGCGAGGACCTCGCGTTCCGGCCGGGCAGCCGCTACCAGTACTCCAACTCCGACAACATCGCCGTCGCCCTCATGGCCGAGGCCGCCACCGGAAGCCGGTACGAGACGCTGCTGCGCGAGCTCGTGTACCGGCCGCTCGGCCTGACCGCCACCAGCCTGCCCCAGGGCTACCGGCTGCCCGTACCCTTCCTCCACGGCTACCAGATCGACCCGGAGGAAGGGCCCGTCGACGTCAGCGAGGCCGTGAGCGCCTCCGGAGCCTGGGCGGCGGGGGGCATCGTCTCGACCCCCAAGGACCTGACCGCCTTCATCCGGGGCTACGCGGGCGGCGCCCTCATCTCCGACCGCACCCGCCGTCAGCAGTTCCGGTTCATCCCCGGTGCGCTGTCCCAGCCCCCCGGCCCGGGCCGCACCGACGCTGGCCTGGCCATCTACCGCTACACCACCCGCTGCGGGACGGTGTACGGTCACACCGGCAACACGCCCGGCTACACACAGCTCGCGGCGGCCACCGCGGACGGCAGCCGCTCGCTGACCTTCACGATCACCACCCAGACGTCACTGACCGCCAACCCGGACCTGCTCGCGCGGGTCCGGGACGTCCAGGAGGACTTCGTGTGCGCCCTGCTGCGCGGGTGA
- a CDS encoding hemerythrin domain-containing protein — protein MADQGKGQDVVAVILKDHRTMEELFRRMRSIEADREAARDEFSALLIAHGEAEEAEVYGALKRFRGVDDDEVEHGEEEHAEGNEALLRLLEVEDVGSEEWDERLEDLVKAVSHHLDEEERTILNGTRENVPDERRAELGAAFLRERERQLASDCGSIENVRKIVGR, from the coding sequence ATGGCGGACCAGGGCAAGGGCCAGGACGTGGTCGCGGTGATCCTCAAGGACCACCGCACGATGGAGGAGCTCTTCCGCCGGATGCGGAGCATCGAGGCCGACCGCGAGGCGGCCCGGGACGAGTTCTCGGCGTTGCTCATCGCGCACGGCGAGGCCGAGGAGGCCGAGGTGTACGGCGCGCTCAAGCGTTTCCGGGGCGTCGACGACGACGAGGTGGAGCACGGCGAGGAGGAGCACGCCGAGGGCAACGAGGCGCTGCTGAGGCTCCTGGAGGTGGAGGACGTCGGCTCCGAGGAGTGGGACGAGCGCCTGGAGGACCTCGTCAAGGCGGTCTCCCACCATCTGGACGAGGAGGAGCGGACCATCCTCAACGGCACCCGGGAGAACGTCCCCGACGAGCGCAGGGCCGAGCTGGGCGCGGCGTTCCTGCGGGAGCGGGAGAGGCAGCTCGCGTCGGACTGCGGCAGCATCGAGAACGTCCGCAAGATCGTGGGCAGGTGA